ATCACACAAGATAAGACATTTGTCCTGTTCTTCTTTCAGCTCTTATTTTGCATCAGTTTTATGAGAGAATTTCTTTTCTCATTCGATGAAACCAGATCAACAGAAGAACACCCCGCCTCTTTAAACTGAGACCACTGTGACTGGAGCACAGTTCAGTTTCTAACATTACAGTGGTGCAGTCCTACTGTACGCACAGCGATGAACCTTACCTCGGTAACAGCTTTACTCTGCGCCTTCAGTAAGTACACCTACTTATTTTGTATCAATACAACAACTGCTAACCTTTCTTCAGTACAAAAATCTGCTCCAACACAAACTTACACTCTGTTCATTAATAACatcatttacagtttacatGAATTGTTTGGTTCCGTTTGAACTACAAGTTTATGAATAAATGATTTTCTTGTTTCAGGCTGGAtctctgtctcagtttctcAGTTTCACACTGTGGAGGTCCAGTCTGGAGAAGAAGTCACACTGATGTGCACCAACTTCACCGATATTGTCACTCACACATGCTGGTTCATACTGGGTAATAAACCCAACGCCAGCTACATCTCCTCCATGTACAGCTCTGAAAGCAATACTTTGTACTATGATGGATTTCAAAATGGAAAATTCAGTATGAGCTCCAACACCACTACCCTCTTTCTCAAGATCAAACCAGTGGATTTATCTGACTCTGGACTCTATTTCTGTGGATTCTACTTTAAGGGAAAGCCAGTTATTTTCACTGCAACATATTTAAAAGTTCAAGGTAAGATCAATGTGAAATTGTTTCTGTATTTCAATTAGAAAGAAATagatatgtgttttttttagtctcTGTCAAAATAATAACTGATCTCAACACACAAGAGACAGAATATGATAGAAAACTTCACCTTCAATCATCTTTCTTGTTGAAGAGTCTGAAGAACAAACAGATCTGACGAGTTTGATCCTGGCTGGTCTGATTATTGTCCTCATTCTAATCATCATTGTTCTGGTTTTCATAATCAGGAAACTTCATACAGGTACTTTTATGTTTTAAGTACACAGCTTCACAAATGCAACACTTCCTGTTTATCAAATGGTGCAAACAGCAATATGTtgaaacaatgaactgatcagATGAACTGTCTCTGTCATTTAGCTCATAAAGAGGGACAGAATCCACAACACAGTGAGGTAATGGACACGTAACCTTAGATTAACATTGatcactgtctgtttttatgttgtctCATTCAATTCACTTTCCAAGTAAtggtttcctgtttcctcacATGCTCAGCTGCATGAGATGAATGACTTCATATTTTCATTAACAGAATCCAGGCTCTAATGACCTGAACTATGCTGCGCTGAATTTCCCtccaaaagcaaaaagaaaccaaagacctgtgtcagagagaaagatggagccAAATGTCGTGTACGCTGCCACCAGATAGACTCAGGAAACCACTggaacagcagctcagagtggagctgATGCTTTGTCACCTCAATATGTTATTTTGGGTTTTGTGTAGTTGGGGGATGGGATGAGTGACCATCACTGTcaaacattttggaataaaGTCTCTATGTTCATGCAAACTTTGCCGTCTCTGCTacactttctttcattctcactCTTGAGCCAAAGTCTTTATCATCTCATTATACATCTGTGTCTGAGAGGAAAAGAATATGGCTGCTGTTTGATGGAGGAGGAGCCAGAAAAGACACTGATCTGTTCAGATTCTCTCACAGTGAGACTTGGTCTGCAGCAGTCAAAGTGTTAAGTGAGATGCAGATGAGTTGtttgacaggaagagacagcacagtgtggtcTGAGAACACCTGAGGTGAAAATCATCAGCTCTGTTAGATCAAACGTTTCTCTAACTAAAATTGAGAAATGGGCTGACCACAGATAAACAAACCGAGAAAACAATCAACCTCTACATGCACAgtttctgcaaaacacaacgATGTATAAAAGTCACTGTTCATTTAATCACGTGTGTCTATATTTACATGTCAAGCGCCAGTGTAAACCCATGCTCACACTTTCCACTGTGGTAACAAAGTTGAACACTAAAGTAACGTCTCAACCACAGGAAGACTGGCCTTCATCTCTATGCCTCATAACCACAAACAACAGTCGTGTCGTTATTTCCAAAAAATATACCAAGACAttctttttgttctctgtgtgggAACGTATTTAGTGTTGAATGTTATCAGAGAGCGTCTGTAAAGAGTGTAGCTGTGAAACCTGGAGTCCTCAAATGTACATACTCTGACGTAAAGAGACTTTTCAGTAATATCTTGTGTGGACGGCTTAAACCTTTGGAAATGAGACGTAaaaatagttttggttttggtttaaaAGCCAGATGTGAAACTGAGTCAAGTCTGATATCTTGCCAGCTGATTGTTTGGTTGGTCATCACTGTGTAGTGCTGAGCTCCGTATTTGCAAGCGGCACTCTTTCATTTATTCTTTGCAGATTTATGGAAAAGGATGACAACACGGAATGCTGCAAACTTCATATATCACCTGCACTAATGCTGAATTTGCTCTGACACTTGGTTTTCAGAGGCCATTTATGCTGTCACAGTGAACACaaggtaaagatgaaaataaagaaaccaCTGGCTTCTTAAAAACCCACCCACAGAGGCTCAGTTTCACAAAGAGCCATTTCATTTTTGCGATCATATGCACAGAGATGATCCTTACCTCGGTAACAGCTTTACTTCTCTGTAGCCTCAGTAAGTACAAACCTTTAATTAATACATTTATAGAAAAATGGgaattcatttcctgtttctttttcagccAGAGGGTTAACATCTGCCTTCTGTTTCAGGCTGGCTCTCCATTTCAGGCTCCGAGTTTCAGACTGTGGAGTTACAGCAGGGTGAACAAGTTACGTTGCTGTGCTCCAACTATTCCAGTTCTCCTACTCAGATAATCTGGTTCAGATTCGCCAACAGAGCCAAGCCCAGCTGTATTAATTCTGTGTTCCAGCCGTCTGAGCCTGCGTCGTTCTGTGATGGATTTCAAAACAGCAAATTTGCTGCGACATCCAATATCTCCACTATCTTTCTCAAAATCAACCAAGTGGACCTGTCTGACTCTGGACTCTATTTCTGTGGATATTACATAAACAGACACCCAGTAATTGTCAGTGCAACATATTTAGAGGTTCAAGGTAAGACCGTTGTTGAGTCTTGTCTGTGGTGTTAGGTAGCTTGAGCAGATTTGGTAACGTACTGTACAGAGAGTCTTCAGTTAAAATTCTTTTCAAATCTTTCTTGCAGAAAAGCCTGGTAAAACATCGAGCCTGATGAGTGTGATCCTGGGTggactgtgtgttttcctgtgcatGGTCATCATTGGTCTGGTTGTCAAAATCAGAAAATCTGGGACAGGTATTTGCTTAattgtatttgctttttttttttttttttaaagttgtgtgGTTAAATTGAATTTGGTTGACTCTTAAATTCATGTTCGCCAAAATGATGAAGATGAACATGATAATGATCACGTCATTTTGcaataaataaagatttatcagattttattgtttttgttttggatgtAATTTCCTAAAAGTAAAATCTGAATAACTATTTGATTGCTTCCGACAAAATCATTACAAACAGTATGTGGGATTTCTCTGAATCTGCTTTACAGACTCTGGACCCTGACGacctcaaacacacagctctgagTTTGTGTCCAACAAGAAGAAGCAGGAGGCCTGCAACAGGGAGCGACAAAGAAACCTGTGTTATTTCCACTGCCAGCAGATAGACTGCGGAAGAAACTGCAACTGCAGTTCAGGGTTAGGGTCAGGGTTAGAAATGCTTTATCCTATTAATCTACCTGTTGTGATTTTTGTGTATTAGTAACGTGCAAGAGGAATTGTGAAATGgtaataatgtaataaatatGTACGTGTGTATTTTTTAAGATAAGCACATTAaattttctccctctgccacAGTCTGTCTTGTTTGTCTTACGAATGCGGTCGGTGTTTGATGGAGGAGGAGCCAGTGAGAACATTAAGAGTCCACTGAGTTAGATGTTGAtctgcagcagtggaggagggagtgagtgagataCACATCAGTTGtttgacaggaagagacagcacagtgtggtcTGAGCACAGCTGAGGTGAAAAACACGAGGCCTGTATCAGTACAGTTATAAATGAAGTATGTGATAACCACTTAAAACAAAGGCCTTTGTGTTTCCAAAGTACAATGATAATGATGTTTTAGATGGGAAGATCGCACTTCAAACTCACACCCCTGCGTCAGAATGCCTCAGACTTGTAAGGAAGTATCTCAAGCAGTGTGACGGTTGCACTGTGAGATATAAAGCTGTTTATTCAGTTCCAAACCTTAGAATCTGTCAATCCTGCCAGCTCAGTGTCAGTAATGTGAAACAGGCCAGAGCCCTGTCTCATGTTCCCTGATTCCTGTATTggaaaaaatcaaatgaaatgttcttttaaGCAGGTAAATGTAAATTAGCATTGTGAATACACAGGATGTATATTCCAAGCACGCGTGGTACATCATTTTCCCTGTCTTAGATATGTTTTATGTATTGATCTTCCTGTTGTTTCAGAGAATCTGAGTGGAACATTAGATATATAGAAAGATATATAGGAAGCCATGCTCCAGTGTAATACTGTGCAAATACTACACAGTACTGACTTTCCCCACCAGCTGCCCACTCAATGTACTTTTCCCCCCGCTGACAAACCGTACTGTCTGTATCACTGAGGCATCTGTATCGTGACTACAGTCTCAACCAGATAAAGCTCGGCCGTCAGCTCTCTGCATCGCAACCACACACAACAAAGGGCCTTCATGTTCTAAGCAAAAGAGAACTAATACTTCATCACCTACCCATCTCTGCTAAAAGAGGGTGGGGTTGTTGGGGGTTGAGCTTGATGTTATATAGAGCCATTACAGTGACACGATTATACGGACAATGAGGAACTTCGCTGTGGTAACAGTTTTACTTCTCTGCAATCTCAGTAAGTacaggtatttaaaaaaaaaagacactgactGCAATTAGAACTGAATGCAAACGATGGACTCCTGCAACTttatcagtatgtgtgtttctttcaggcTGGATCTCCGATTCAGTTTCAGAGTTTTACATTGTGGAGGTTCAACCTGGCAAAGAAGTCACTCTGCTGTGCACCAATTATACCAGCTCTCCTACTCTGATAATCTGGTTCCGAGTGTTGCAGCGGCTGGAGCCCCGCTGTATCTTTTCTATGTTCAAGGCGTCTGAGGCTGCGTCGTTCTGTGATGGATTCCAAAACGGCAAATTTGAAGTAACATCCAACATCTCCACTATCTTTCTCAAAATCAACCAAGTGGATTTATCTGACTCGGGACTGTATTTCTGTGGATATCACATAAACAAAAACCCGGTTATGGTCGGTGCAACGTATTTAGAGGTTCAAGGTAAGATTGTTGTTAATGATTTTGATGGAATACTATCAACAAAGCCTTTAATTCCAGTGCACCTCAAGGTGTGGACCGCAATTTTAGATATGAGACTCTTCAGATAATCTAAATTTTAAATTCTTCCTGCCTCACAAGCAACAGAAGATGTAAGGCGTGCAAAgtcttatttttatcttttttgtaGAATTGTTTCCTGGATTTGC
The sequence above is drawn from the Toxotes jaculatrix isolate fToxJac2 chromosome 23, fToxJac2.pri, whole genome shotgun sequence genome and encodes:
- the LOC121177033 gene encoding uncharacterized protein LOC121177033, giving the protein MNLTSVTALLCAFSWISVSVSQFHTVEVQSGEEVTLMCTNFTDIVTHTCWFILGNKPNASYISSMYSSESNTLYYDGFQNGKFSMSSNTTTLFLKIKPVDLSDSGLYFCGFYFKGKPVIFTATYLKVQESEEQTDLTSLILAGLIIVLILIIIVLVFIIRKLHTAHKEGQNPQHSENPGSNDLNYAALNFPPKAKRNQRPVSERKMEPNVVYAATR
- the LOC121177009 gene encoding uncharacterized protein LOC121177009 isoform X3, which encodes MRNFAVVTVLLLCNLSWISDSVSEFYIVEVQPGKEVTLLCTNYTSSPTLIIWFRVLQRLEPRCIFSMFKASEAASFCDGFQNGKFEVTSNISTIFLKINQVDLSDSGLYFCGYHINKNPVMVGATYLEVQELFPGFAKVMSGILGGLTVFLVMVIIGLVVKIRHLQLKLKKRIHNRQRAKAQMT
- the LOC121177009 gene encoding uncharacterized protein LOC121177009 isoform X1, whose translation is MRNFAVVTVLLLCNLSWISDSVSEFYIVEVQPGKEVTLLCTNYTSSPTLIIWFRVLQRLEPRCIFSMFKASEAASFCDGFQNGKFEVTSNISTIFLKINQVDLSDSGLYFCGYHINKNPVMVGATYLEVQELFPGFAKVMSGILGGLTVFLVMVIIGLVVKIRHLQTASIITSHLFEMSDWKYLYSQGQGSDDLNYAAVSFRPRRKRSLRPASEREEELKAIYSATR
- the LOC121177009 gene encoding uncharacterized protein LOC121177009 isoform X2, whose product is MRNFAVVTVLLLCNLSWISDSVSEFYIVEVQPGKEVTLLCTNYTSSPTLIIWFRVLQRLEPRCIFSMFKASEAASFCDGFQNGKFEVTSNISTIFLKINQVDLSDSGLYFCGYHINKNPVMVGATYLEVQELFPGFAKVMSGILGGLTVFLVMVIIGLVVKIRHLQTAQTEEKNPQQTEGQGSDDLNYAAVSFRPRRKRSLRPASEREEELKAIYSATR